Proteins encoded together in one Lathyrus oleraceus cultivar Zhongwan6 chromosome 5, CAAS_Psat_ZW6_1.0, whole genome shotgun sequence window:
- the LOC127084427 gene encoding uncharacterized protein LOC127084427 isoform X1, producing the protein MEEFLNQKRLCTSRSSYVFHHQSSLLRSRIHNNVAFCSRASRSSTTSSYSNHNVQNEETRLHLNDSRLKILNNTRFDLLVHARKQGKTELKSRNSPNLKLRLQTGLGSSNMGSASMTFRRHLDMETKWSRFEVVF; encoded by the exons ATGGAAGAATTCTTGAACCAAAAACGCTTATGCACAAGTCGGAGCAGCTACGTGTTTCACCACCAATCGTCGCTTTTGCGTTCACGTATTCACAACAACGTCGCATTTTGCAGCAGAGCTTCACGTTCATCGACAACTTCGTCTTATTCAAATCACAACGTACAAAATGAAGAAACACGGCTCCACCTCAATGATTCACGACTCAAAATCCTCAACAATACTCGATTCGATTTACTTGTGCACGCGCGAAAACAAGGAAAAACAGAATTGAAATCAAGAAACTCACCGAATTTGAAGCTTCGATTACAAACAG GTCTTGGTAGTTCAAACATGGGTAGTGCAAGCATGACATTTCGTAGACATTTGGACATGGAGACAAAATGGTCAAGATTTGAAGTTGTTTTCTAA
- the LOC127084427 gene encoding uncharacterized protein LOC127084427 isoform X2: MEEFLNQKRLCTSRSSYVFHHQSSLLRSRIHNNVAFCSRASRSSTTSSYSNHNVQNEETRLHLNDSRLKILNNTRFDLLVHARKQGKTELKSRNSPNLKLRLQTGRKRMNEPM; the protein is encoded by the exons ATGGAAGAATTCTTGAACCAAAAACGCTTATGCACAAGTCGGAGCAGCTACGTGTTTCACCACCAATCGTCGCTTTTGCGTTCACGTATTCACAACAACGTCGCATTTTGCAGCAGAGCTTCACGTTCATCGACAACTTCGTCTTATTCAAATCACAACGTACAAAATGAAGAAACACGGCTCCACCTCAATGATTCACGACTCAAAATCCTCAACAATACTCGATTCGATTTACTTGTGCACGCGCGAAAACAAGGAAAAACAGAATTGAAATCAAGAAACTCACCGAATTTGAAGCTTCGATTACAAACAG GTAGGAAGAGGATGAATGAACCAATGTAA